A genome region from Triticum aestivum cultivar Chinese Spring chromosome 2B, IWGSC CS RefSeq v2.1, whole genome shotgun sequence includes the following:
- the LOC123046239 gene encoding protein FATTY ACID EXPORT 4, chloroplastic, producing MTSTLVAATSRPLHLPVSLPSPPPVARPGGGRRRRAVLRCASVSEIAPAVSAAYGALLVGGGAFAYARSGSKGSILGGASGSALMGLTYYLMQFSETKALGDAVGFGSAFLFASVFGIRLYNTRKLVPSGLLLALSLGALGVFYAAYLQDKV from the exons ATGACGTCGACCCTGGTCGCCGCCACCTCCCGCCCTCTCCACCTTCCCgtctccctcccctcgccgcctcccGTGGCGCGCcctggcggcggccgccgccgccgcgcggtcCTGCGCTGCGCCTCGGTGTCCGAGATCGCGCCCGCGGTGTCCGCAGCCTACGGCGCACTCCTCGTGGGCGGCGGCGCATTCGCAT ATGCGCGGTCGGGGAGTAAAGGCTCCATCCTTGGAGGGGCCTCCGGATCTGCGCTCATGGGCCTC ACATATTATCTGATGCAGTTTTCTGAGACGAAGGCACTAGGTGATGCTGTTGGATTTGGGTCCGCCTTTCTGTTTGCCTCTGTGTTTG GTATCAGGTTGTACAATACCCGGAAACTGGTGCCATCCGGCCTTCTTTTAGCACTCTCTCTAGGTGCCCTGGGAGTCTTTTACGCTGCTTACTTGCAAGACAAGGTGTGA
- the LOC123041752 gene encoding WASH complex subunit 1, with translation MSHGVAARKRFGGVSFALGCGCKDPKAVAVAAAAVAASSPRSGTEASTATTATSRRASRTHPSASTSTGTLTVPSASSSFLWEDADADADEVECKRASSATTPSFSGLLRELSELERSIKSCARTKSPPRNHFSPPPPPPPPPPPPPPLPSRPVQRRAVRGDDKPSVQEGHGDFSPPRPRPLPPPSLQVPTQQHRRVKSVDKASKPEGDAHFTPQPPRPLPPPPPLEPLRSAKTEEDNKSKSKEDEKRSPTPQPAPKHRKAMSCDNSNGFGGGSGRLDGSVAVVKQSEDPLGDFRRSMLNMIVENGIVTGDELRELLRRFLALNAPRHHDAILRAFAEIWDEVFAPAAAATAEREPRPTAPRRRQPLPLPAWRV, from the coding sequence ATGAGCCACGGCGTCGCGGCGAGGAAGCGGTTCGGCGGCGTCAGCTtcgcgctcggctgcggctgcaAGGACCCCAAGGCCGTGGccgtcgcggcggcggcggtggccgccTCGTCGCCGCGCTCCGGCACGGAGGCGTCCACGGCGACCACCGCCACGTCGCGGAGGGCCAGCAGGACGCACCCGTCGGCGTCCACGTCCACGGGCACGCTCACCGtgccctccgcctcctcctccttcctgtgggaggatgccgacgccgacgccgacgaggTCGAGTGCAAGCGGGCGAGCTCCGCGACCACGCCCAGCTTCTCCGGCCTGCTGCGCGAGCTCAGCGAGCTCGAGCGGAGCATCAAGTCGTGCGCGCGGACCAAGAGCCCCCCAAGAAATCACttctcgccaccgccgccgcctcctcctcctccaccgccgcccccgccgttgcCGTCGCGGCCCGTGCAGCGTCGAGCTGTGCGCGGCGACGACAAGCCCAGCGTCCAAGAAGGCCACGGAGACTTCTCGCCGCCGCGGCCGCGCCCGCTCCCGCCGCCATCCTTGCAGGTCCCAACGCAGCAGCATCGGAGGGTGAAGAGCGTTGACAAAGCCAGCAAGCCAGAAGGAGACGCGCACTTCACGCCACAGCCACCTCGGccgctgcccccgccgccgccgctggagccgCTCCGGAGCGCGAAGACCGAGGAGGATAATAAGTCCAAGAGCAAAGAAGACGAGAAGCGCTCGCCGACACCGCAGCCGGCGCCGAAGCACCGGAAAGCGATGAGCTGCGACAACAGCAACGGCttcggcggcggcagcggaaggCTGGACGGGAGCGTGGCGGTGGTGAAGCAGTCGGAGGACCCGCTGGGCGACTTCCGGCGGTCGATGCTGAACATGATCGTGGAGAACGGGATCGTGACGGGGGACGAGCTCCGCGAGCTCCTCCGGCGCTTCCTGGCGCTGAACGCGCCCCGCCACCACGACGCCATCCTCCGGGCCTTCGCGGAGATCTGGGACGAGGTgttcgcccccgccgccgccgccacggccgagcGCGAGCCGAGGCCGACGGCGCCCCGCCGCCGGCAACCTCTGCCCCTGCCGGCGTGGCGCGTGTAG